From the Polaribacter gangjinensis genome, the window AACCACTATCATCAATACTACCCACTAAATACTCAGCAATAGTAAACTCATCATCCGTTAAACGAAACGTATTTAATTGATTTTTTAAAGATTGATGAAAACTAATTCCCGCTTCATAAGGCACATTTTTTTCTTCATCATCTGCTGAATAATTATTTGCCTGAGTTTTATAACTTGGCACTTCATCATCACTTAAATATTCATCAATATTAATGTCATCAGCATTTATTATCTCTGAATCATTATCATCATCATACTCATTTGACAAATCGTCATCATAATTTTCAGTTTCCTCTTTTCCGTCATCAAGAGCAGGATTTTCCTCTAATTCTTGTTTTAAACGTTCTTCAAATGCTTGCGTAGGCAATTGAATCAACTTCATCAACTGGATTTGTTGTGGAGATAATTTTTGTAAGAGTTTGAATTGTAAACTTTGCTTTAACATAATTACAAAGATAAGAATTAAGACAAAAATAAAATCGCCATTCTTTAAGGAATGACGATTGTTTTATAAAGTTATTTTTGATGCTTAAAATTCTGCATTTTGAGGTGTTCTTGGAAATGGAATTACATCACGAATATTACTCATTCCTGTTGAAAATTGCACTAATCTTTCAAAACCAAGACCAAAACCTGAATGCACTGCAGTACCAAATTTTCGTAAATCTAAATACCACCACAATTCTTCTTCTTCAATGCCTAAAGTTTTCATTTTTGCTACTAAAACATCAAAACGCTCTTCTCTTTGACTTCCTCCAACGATTTCTCCAATGCCAGGAAATAACACATCCATAGCTCTTACTGTTTTTCCATCATCGTTCAAACGCATATAAAATGCTTTGATATTTGCAGGATAATCATATAAAATTACAGGACATTTGAAATGAGTTTCTACTAAAAAACGCTCGTGTTCTGATTGTAAATCTGCTCCCCATTCATTGATTGGATATTGAAATTTTTTCTTTTTATTTGGAGTAGAATTGCGTAAAATATCAATCGCTTCTGTGTAAGAAACACGCTTAAAGTTATTGTCAACTACAAAACGCAATTTTTCTAACAAACTCATTTCACTGCGATCGTTCATTGGTTTTGTTTTGTCTTCATCTAACAAACGCTGATTTAAAAATTCTAAATCATCTTGACAGTGTTTTAAAATATATTTCAAAACCGATTTGATAAAATCTTCTGCCAAATCCATGTTTCCGTCTAAATCCATGAAAGCAACTTCGGGTTCAATCATCCAAAACTCTGCTAAATGCCTAGTTGTATTTGAATTTTCAGCTCTAAAAGTGGGTCCGAAAGTATAGGCTTTTCCTAGAGACATGGCATAGGCTTCTGCTTCTAATTGACCAGAAACTGTCAAATTCGTTTCTTTTCCGAAGAAATCTTTTGAATAATCTATATTTCCATCTTCTGTTAATGGTGCTTTTGAAGGGTGAAGGGTAGTTACACGAAACATTTCTCCTGCGCCTTCAGCATCTGACCCAGTTATAATGGGTGTATTTACATAGTTAAAACCATTTTCTTGGAAATAGGTATGAACTGCAAAAGACAATTTAGAACGAACACGCATTACAGCACCAAAAGTATTGGTTCGTGTGCGTAAATGAGCATTTTCTCTTAAAAATTCAAAGCTATGTTTTTTAGGCTGAATTGGATATTCTTCAGGGTTGGAATCTCCTAAAATTTCAATTTCAGAAACTTGAATTTCAACAGATTGTCCTTTTCCTTGACTTTCTACAACAACTCCTTTTACAGTAATTGCTGCACCTGTTGTGATTCTTTTTAAAGTATCTTCAGGAGTGGTTTCAAAGTCAATTACACATTGAATATTTTTGATAGTTGAACCATCATTCAAAGCAATAAAACGATTGCTTCTAAAAGTTCTAACCCAACCTTTTAGTATAATTTCTTGAGATAAAATACTTGAATTTAAAATTTCAACAACGCTCTTTTCTGTCATTTTTTTCCTTTTTAAGTGCTTGATTTTAATATTTTTGAAAACAATGGTAAAGATACTTTTTTGCTTTTAGAATACAATAGTTCAACTTTTAATAATCGAGATAATTTTAATCTTCTATTTTCTCATCCTCCGCAGGAATAATTTCTATTGCGGGTTCTTTAAATATCTTTTTATTGGCTATTTTCTTTTCAAAAGTTAGTAATAATGAAGGTAACAATAATAAGTTTGAAACCATTGCAAATAATAAAGTGATGGATACTAATCCTCCCAAGGCAATAGTACCTCCAAAACTCGATAATGTAAACACTAAAAACCCAAAAAATAATACGATTGATGTATAAAACATACTTACACCAGTTTCGCGTAAAGCAGCAAAAACAGATGGCTTTATACGCCAGTTATGAGCTATTAATTCTTGTCGATATTTTGCTAAAAAGTGAATGGTGTCATCTACTGAAATTCCAAAAGCAATACTGAAAACTAGAATAGTTGATGGTTTTATGGGAATATCAAAAAAGCCCATCAATCCTGCAGTAATTAACAATGGTAAAATATTCGGAATTAATGAAATTAAAATCATTTGTGGCGAACGAAACATCCAAGCCATAAAGATGGAAATAAGTACAATTGCCAGTGATAGCGAAAATACTAAATTGGTTATCAAATAATTAGTCCCTTTGATAAAAACCAAGGCTTTTCCTGTTAAACTTACAGTGTATTTTTCTTTGTCAAATTCTTTGTCAATAACAGTTTGAATTCTCTCTTGAATATCATCCATTTTGTCAGTGCCAATGTCTTTCATAAACGTCGTAATTCGTGCATAACGACCTGTAGAATCTACAAAACTTTTTAACATTCCAGAGTCATTACTTGAGTTTTTGGTGTAGGCAAAAATGTAATTTTGCTCTTGACTTGTGGGCAATTGATAGTATTTTGGATTTCCTTGATAATATGCTTGTTTAGAATATTTTACCAAATTTACCACCGAAATTGGTTTTGATAATTCAGGAAAAGTTTCAATTGCTTCATTGATTTTTTCCATCTTTTTTAAGGTGGATAATTTCATGACACCTTTTTCTTTTTTGGTATCAATTAAGATTTCCAAAGGCATAATACCACCAAACTCGTTTTCAAAAAACTTGATGTCTTTATAAAAACCCATACTTTTAGGCATGTCTTCAATCAAACTACCTGATACACGAATTTGATACACGCCAATGATGCCAATGATAATGATAATTACAGAGGTAAAATAAATTCCGATTCTGTGCTCTCTTACCGTTTTTTCCATCCAATCAACCACATTTTCTATCCATTTACGTTCTAAATGATTCAAATGTTTTTTCTTTGGGAGTGGCATGAAACTGTAAATAATAGGAATCAGCAACAGCGCCAAAATAAAAATACTGATGATATTTATTGATGCTAAAATTCCGAATTCACGCAATAAATCACTTTTTACAAAAACAAAAGTTGCAAAACCAGCAGCAGTTGTAATGTTTGTCATCAAAGTTGCGTTGCCAATTTTAGTAATGACACGTTGCAAAGATTTTGCTTGATTGCCATGTTTTTTAATTTCTTGTTGGTATTTATTAATCAAGAAAACAGCATTTGGCACTCCAATTACAATGATTAATGGCGGAATTAATGCTGATAAAACAGTGATTTCATAACGAAACCAACCAATAAAACCAAAAGCCCAGGTAACGCCAATCAATACTACTAAAAGCGTAATAAATGTGGCTCTGTATGATCTAAAAAAGAAAAAGAAAATAACAGCAGTAATCAATAAAGCACCCAAAACGAATAATAAAATTTCATCTTGAATATTTTGGGAATTCAATGTTCGGATATAGGGCATTCCAGAAATTCGAACATCAACATTGTTTTCTTTTTCAAATTTCTCTACAACAGGAATTAATTTATTGAAAATAAAATCTCTACGAACAGGCGTATTAATCAATTCCTTTTTAATATAAATCGCTGTTTGTAAAGTGCCTGTATTTTTATTGAACAGTAAATTATCATAGAAAGGCAATTTCTCAAACAATTGTTTTTTGATGGCTAAGACTTCTTCTGTTGTTTTTGGATCTTCATCAAATAAAGGCTCTAAAACAAATTTTCGTTTGCTTCTATCGGCTTTTAGTTTTTGAACATCGGCAATTGAAAGAGTAAAATCAACTTCTTCTAAATCTTCAAAATTATCAATCAAATGATTCCAAGCATTGAATTTTTTAGGAGAAAAAACAGATGAATCTTTAATCCCTAGAATTACTAAATTTCCTTCTTCACCAAAAATCTCTAAAAACTTATTGTATTCAAGATTTACTTCGTGGTTTTCAGGAAGTAAGTTTGCTTCGGTATATGAAAATTTCATATACTTTATTTGCGAAGCTAATAAACCTGTGATGATAGCAATTATTAATAAAACCAAGTAACGGTTTCTTAAAATGATACCCGCAACTTTTGTCCAGAAATTCATTTAAAAAAAATTTTTGCAAAGGTAACTAATTGTCTTTGCGATTAAAAACAAAAAAGAGTGTTAAAAAACACGGTAGATTCAACAATCAAATACAACACAATTAAAAAATAATTCTTTCGGACTTTTGAATTTTAAGTTTTTCCTTGGTCTTCTGTTAATTTTATGTTGTACTTGTTTAATAAATTCTTCGTCAAAGTTATTAAATTCTGATTGTTTAGGAATATATTGCCTAATTAATTTATTAGAATATTCGCTTAAACCTCTTTCCCACGAGGCATATGGATGTGCAAAATAAAATTCAGTTTGTAATTTTTTTGCGATTTTTTGATGTTGTGCAAACTCACTTCCATTATCACTTGTTATTGACTTTACTGCGTTTTTATAAGGTAACAGCATATCGATAACTGTATTAGCGAGTGCTTCTGCGTTTTTACCTTTTTCAAGTTTTTTTATCATAATCATAGCAGTAGTTCTCTCTACAATAGTAACCATAGCTCCTTTATTGTTTTTCCCCACAATTAAATCTATTTCCCAATCACCAAATCGTTCTTTGTTGTTAATTAAATCAGGTCTTTGGTCAATAGAAACTTTGTTTTTGATAATCTCGTGTTTTCCAGAAACTGGTCGTTTCCTGTGTTTGAGCTGATGTCGAAGATGCTTGTACAAGTTACCACCTTTAGTTTTGTCTTGCCTTATGTATTGATAGATTCTCTCAATAGAAACCATATCTACTTCATTACATTTACAGTAGCCTTTAATTTGTTCGGGAGACCACTGTTCTTCTTTTATCCACTTATCTATTTGCTTTTGCATACAAGTAGTAAACTTGCGATTAGTGGTAAAATGCTCTTTTCTTTCTTCTGCCAGTTCTTGAGCAAAATTTGGGTTGTAAAGGCCTTGTTTTGTATTGTTTCGCTTTAATTCACGATGTATGGTACTTCTATCAACACCTATTTTTATTGCTATTTCGGTTTTTGTTATACCACATTCAAGATATGCTTTTATTACGTACCTTTGTTCTAATGTTAAATGCTTCATCTGTATTTTTTTAGACGAAAACAAAGGTCGAACATTTAAACCTAAGAGAGAAAGACGTTGATTTTTCTCTCTTTTTTCATTCCGCTACGCTTCATTTCAAAAAGAGAGAAAAATTATCTAATGTTGCATTTACTAATTGAACTTACCCACTCTTTAACATTAAGTTTATAAAGATTTTTATTAAACAGTCATGATTTCTTTTTCTTTCACAACCAAAATATCATCAATCTTTTTTACGTAAGCGTCAGTTAGTTTTTGAACGTCATCTTCAGCTATTTTCTTAAAATCTTCAGAAATTTCTAATTTTTTAATATCGTTATTAGCTTCTTTTCTTGCGTTTCTAATACCCACTTTAGCGTGTTCAGCTTCAGCTTTCGCTTGTTTTGCCAAACCAATTCTTCGTTCTTCAGTTAATGGAGGAACGTTAATCATGATAACATCACCATTATTCATAGGATTGAATCCTAAATTTGCTAATAGAATTGCTTTTTCAATTACTTGAAGCATGTTTTTTTCCCAAGGCTGAATCGTCAGTGTTCTAGGGTCAGGCGTGCTAACATTGGCAACTTGCGATAATGGTGTTTGCGAACCATAATAATCTACCAAAACTGTACCTAACATTGCAGGTGTTGCTTTTCCGGCTCTAATGGCACGAAATTCTTTTTCTAAGTGTGCAATTGCACTATCCATAGCTTCTTTTGCAGTGTCTAATATAAAATCGACTTCTTCGTTCATTTTTTAAAACTTTAAAAAGTTATTTTTTAAATATTAATCAATGTTCCTACTTTTTCTCCGGAAACTAATTTTAATAGGTTTCCTTGTTTATTCATATCAAAAATGATGATTGGTAAATTATTTTCTTCACTCAATGTAAATGCAGTCATATCCATCACTTTCAATCCTTTTTCAATAACATCTTTAAAGGTGATATTTTCAAACTTAACAGCATTTTTAAATTTTTCAGGATCTGCATCATACACACCATCAACTCTTGTTCCTTTTAAGATGGCATCAGCATCAATTTCTATGGCTCTTAAAACAGCGGCCGTATCTGTTGTAAAATAAGGATTTCCAGTTCCTGCACCAAAAATTACCACACGACCTTTTTCTAAATGTCTGATAGCTTTTCTGCGGATATAAGGTTCTGCAACTTCTTTAATTTCGAGTGCAGTTTGCAATCTTGTAAATACATTTTCTGCCTCTAAGGCGCTTTGTAAAGCCAAACCATTGATACAAGTTGCCAACATTCCCATGTGATCTCCTTGTACACGATCCATACCATTACTTGCACCTGCTACACCTCTAAAAATATTTCCTCCTCCAATAACAATGGCAACTTCAATGCCTTTATCAACAACTTCTTTAATTTCTTTAGCGTATTCTGAAAGACGTTTTGGGTCAATTCCGTAGTTGCGATCGCCCATTAAGGCTTCTCCACTTAATTTTAAAAGGATTCTTTTGTATTGCATTTTTGATTGCTTTTTGATAAATCCTTTTTAAATAAAGGATAAAAGTTGCGCAAAATTAATCATTTTTTTTAAATCTCTAAAAGTGTGTTCACAGAAATCATTGCTTTTTTATAGAATAATTTTAATAATCAATGCAACTGAAATTGAATTATTTAAACCTTTGTAGCATCAATAAAATTGATTAATTTTGCACTCGATTTTTTAAGAACTAGAGAAACAGAACAAATGAATATTACAAAAGAAAACTTAGATGCTTTAAATGCAGTGATAAAAGTTGATATTGAAGCAGCAGATTATCAAGAAAAAGTAGACAAAATGTTGGCTGATTATCGCAAAAAAGCAAACATTCCAGGATTTAGAAAAGGTCAAGTTCCTATGGGAATTGTGAAAAAGCAATATGGAAAATCTGT encodes:
- the frr gene encoding ribosome recycling factor, which produces MNEEVDFILDTAKEAMDSAIAHLEKEFRAIRAGKATPAMLGTVLVDYYGSQTPLSQVANVSTPDPRTLTIQPWEKNMLQVIEKAILLANLGFNPMNNGDVIMINVPPLTEERRIGLAKQAKAEAEHAKVGIRNARKEANNDIKKLEISEDFKKIAEDDVQKLTDAYVKKIDDILVVKEKEIMTV
- the asnS gene encoding asparagine--tRNA ligase produces the protein MTEKSVVEILNSSILSQEIILKGWVRTFRSNRFIALNDGSTIKNIQCVIDFETTPEDTLKRITTGAAITVKGVVVESQGKGQSVEIQVSEIEILGDSNPEEYPIQPKKHSFEFLRENAHLRTRTNTFGAVMRVRSKLSFAVHTYFQENGFNYVNTPIITGSDAEGAGEMFRVTTLHPSKAPLTEDGNIDYSKDFFGKETNLTVSGQLEAEAYAMSLGKAYTFGPTFRAENSNTTRHLAEFWMIEPEVAFMDLDGNMDLAEDFIKSVLKYILKHCQDDLEFLNQRLLDEDKTKPMNDRSEMSLLEKLRFVVDNNFKRVSYTEAIDILRNSTPNKKKKFQYPINEWGADLQSEHERFLVETHFKCPVILYDYPANIKAFYMRLNDDGKTVRAMDVLFPGIGEIVGGSQREERFDVLVAKMKTLGIEEEELWWYLDLRKFGTAVHSGFGLGFERLVQFSTGMSNIRDVIPFPRTPQNAEF
- a CDS encoding IS30 family transposase, which gives rise to MKHLTLEQRYVIKAYLECGITKTEIAIKIGVDRSTIHRELKRNNTKQGLYNPNFAQELAEERKEHFTTNRKFTTCMQKQIDKWIKEEQWSPEQIKGYCKCNEVDMVSIERIYQYIRQDKTKGGNLYKHLRHQLKHRKRPVSGKHEIIKNKVSIDQRPDLINNKERFGDWEIDLIVGKNNKGAMVTIVERTTAMIMIKKLEKGKNAEALANTVIDMLLPYKNAVKSITSDNGSEFAQHQKIAKKLQTEFYFAHPYASWERGLSEYSNKLIRQYIPKQSEFNNFDEEFIKQVQHKINRRPRKNLKFKSPKELFFNCVVFDC
- a CDS encoding efflux RND transporter permease subunit, yielding MNFWTKVAGIILRNRYLVLLIIAIITGLLASQIKYMKFSYTEANLLPENHEVNLEYNKFLEIFGEEGNLVILGIKDSSVFSPKKFNAWNHLIDNFEDLEEVDFTLSIADVQKLKADRSKRKFVLEPLFDEDPKTTEEVLAIKKQLFEKLPFYDNLLFNKNTGTLQTAIYIKKELINTPVRRDFIFNKLIPVVEKFEKENNVDVRISGMPYIRTLNSQNIQDEILLFVLGALLITAVIFFFFFRSYRATFITLLVVLIGVTWAFGFIGWFRYEITVLSALIPPLIIVIGVPNAVFLINKYQQEIKKHGNQAKSLQRVITKIGNATLMTNITTAAGFATFVFVKSDLLREFGILASINIISIFILALLLIPIIYSFMPLPKKKHLNHLERKWIENVVDWMEKTVREHRIGIYFTSVIIIIIGIIGVYQIRVSGSLIEDMPKSMGFYKDIKFFENEFGGIMPLEILIDTKKEKGVMKLSTLKKMEKINEAIETFPELSKPISVVNLVKYSKQAYYQGNPKYYQLPTSQEQNYIFAYTKNSSNDSGMLKSFVDSTGRYARITTFMKDIGTDKMDDIQERIQTVIDKEFDKEKYTVSLTGKALVFIKGTNYLITNLVFSLSLAIVLISIFMAWMFRSPQMILISLIPNILPLLITAGLMGFFDIPIKPSTILVFSIAFGISVDDTIHFLAKYRQELIAHNWRIKPSVFAALRETGVSMFYTSIVLFFGFLVFTLSSFGGTIALGGLVSITLLFAMVSNLLLLPSLLLTFEKKIANKKIFKEPAIEIIPAEDEKIED
- the pyrH gene encoding UMP kinase, producing MQYKRILLKLSGEALMGDRNYGIDPKRLSEYAKEIKEVVDKGIEVAIVIGGGNIFRGVAGASNGMDRVQGDHMGMLATCINGLALQSALEAENVFTRLQTALEIKEVAEPYIRRKAIRHLEKGRVVIFGAGTGNPYFTTDTAAVLRAIEIDADAILKGTRVDGVYDADPEKFKNAVKFENITFKDVIEKGLKVMDMTAFTLSEENNLPIIIFDMNKQGNLLKLVSGEKVGTLINI